The following proteins are encoded in a genomic region of Anaerolineae bacterium:
- a CDS encoding PD-(D/E)XK nuclease family protein, producing the protein MTIHLYLAPAGRGKTAYTLERIRQVRVADPLTSIEVILPNQAQVNAFRYRLSAAGGALGVQLQTFYGLYAEILAWAGKLEPCLPEPVQYHLLRSIVTRLTDEGRLSYYAPLRDKPGFVVTLRSLVEELKRAGIRREAFRQAIQSLPHQQPRLTELADIYAIYQDWLLDYRWADTEGRGWLAALALERQPDLGRHLRLLIVDGFDEFNPTQLDVLKSLAQRAAETIITLTGDPATAFASAGTAARPALRRFTRALQAVSEALKLEPEPLPQESVSPSPAALTHLEANLFNPHAAPLKAELAQTSVTFVEAQNRAEETRAALRWLKARLVRDRLAPADVALIARDLTPYSPFIEEVAAEFGLTLRLRERLNLAANPAVAALLSLLALPAQSDSLDGNWPRRRMVDAWRSPYFENLAPGVGTPHADHLDVVARRGLVIRGLDQWREALQAQVSKHSNLEARDDEDALSAGQLLHTQALALQQAFEAFVGRLTPPPQTTLRRYAAFVENLIGDDPKLEIDTLSPSKGEAKSLGLVNRARAVSATAFRDIAALRAFKDALRGLVLAEASLRQSSSSPSPPEITYDQFYQELQGAVQGATYALPPPDPPEAALPVLSALDARGLSFKAVALLGLAEGEFPRPEREDILLREEDRRALRLAGLSALENRLRGDEITLFYQAVTRAREKLFLCRPYLADDGQPWEPSPYWSQVYGLFDQPPPEHIRPEAPPGLSESASPQEFVQGGLVAQLEPAEFDQGEQKLAAAAARTVQGVAVLQTRLAVAPQGPFEGDLSALSNRLTAVYGPEHVWSATRLEAYGLCPHHFWLWLDLGLELRRAPAEGFDVFILGSMYHEILEEVYRRVADTPADSEHLLDLLPAVAQEIFDKAPAVYGFRPTALWAVQRRELEQIMAKTLAALAEVTALNTPLAQEQTFGLKDEPPLVVQRDGDEFRVRGFIDRIDQTADGRLCIIDYKSGATPIVARDLVEGRRLQIAFYALAARQALHLGDIADGFYWHIGSAKASSLKLEKFEGGVAGALNTAINHAFKHIAGVRAGWFAPLPPPAGCPGHCPGVKFCWQYQAKGW; encoded by the coding sequence ATGACGATCCACCTTTACCTGGCCCCGGCCGGACGCGGCAAAACCGCCTATACCCTGGAGCGTATCCGCCAGGTTCGCGTTGCTGACCCCCTGACCTCTATTGAGGTTATCCTCCCCAACCAGGCCCAGGTAAACGCCTTCCGCTACCGCTTGAGCGCCGCTGGGGGTGCCCTGGGCGTGCAGTTACAAACCTTTTACGGCCTCTACGCCGAAATATTGGCCTGGGCCGGTAAACTGGAGCCATGCCTGCCCGAACCCGTGCAATATCACCTGTTGCGCAGCATCGTCACCCGGCTTACCGATGAAGGCCGTTTGTCTTATTATGCCCCCCTACGCGATAAACCGGGTTTTGTAGTGACCCTGCGCTCGTTGGTGGAAGAACTCAAACGGGCCGGCATCCGGCGGGAGGCGTTCCGCCAGGCCATCCAATCGCTGCCCCATCAGCAACCCCGCCTCACCGAATTGGCCGACATATACGCCATCTACCAGGATTGGCTGCTCGATTACCGCTGGGCCGACACGGAAGGCCGGGGCTGGCTGGCCGCCCTGGCCCTGGAACGCCAGCCCGATTTAGGACGCCACCTGCGCTTGCTCATTGTTGACGGCTTTGACGAATTTAATCCCACCCAGTTAGACGTGCTCAAATCTTTGGCCCAACGCGCCGCCGAAACCATCATCACCTTAACCGGCGACCCGGCCACAGCTTTCGCCTCCGCCGGAACCGCTGCCCGCCCGGCTTTGCGCCGTTTTACCCGGGCCTTGCAAGCCGTCAGCGAAGCCTTAAAACTTGAGCCGGAACCGCTGCCCCAAGAATCTGTTTCACCGTCTCCGGCTGCGCTGACCCACCTGGAAGCGAACCTTTTTAATCCTCACGCCGCCCCCTTAAAAGCAGAACTTGCCCAGACAAGCGTCACCTTTGTCGAAGCCCAAAATCGAGCCGAAGAAACCCGCGCCGCCCTGCGTTGGCTGAAGGCCCGCCTGGTCAGAGACCGGCTGGCCCCCGCCGATGTGGCCCTGATTGCCCGTGATTTGACCCCTTACTCTCCCTTTATTGAGGAGGTAGCGGCTGAATTTGGTTTGACCCTGCGTCTCCGGGAGCGTTTGAACCTGGCCGCCAATCCCGCAGTGGCGGCGCTGCTCTCGTTGTTGGCGCTGCCTGCCCAAAGTGATAGTCTTGACGGTAATTGGCCTCGTCGTCGGATGGTTGACGCCTGGCGCAGCCCCTATTTTGAAAACCTGGCCCCCGGCGTGGGAACTCCCCATGCCGACCATCTCGACGTTGTCGCCCGGCGGGGATTGGTGATCCGAGGCCTTGATCAATGGCGGGAAGCTTTGCAAGCGCAAGTGTCTAAACACTCAAACCTTGAAGCGCGAGACGACGAAGATGCCCTTTCCGCCGGTCAGCTTCTCCACACCCAAGCCCTGGCTTTGCAACAGGCTTTTGAGGCCTTTGTGGGCCGTCTCACGCCGCCCCCCCAAACCACCCTGCGCCGGTACGCCGCTTTTGTGGAAAACCTCATCGGCGATGACCCAAAATTGGAAATTGATACCCTCTCTCCCTCAAAAGGAGAAGCAAAAAGTCTTGGTCTCGTCAACCGCGCCAGGGCCGTATCAGCCACAGCCTTCCGTGATATTGCGGCTCTGCGCGCTTTCAAAGATGCGCTGCGCGGCTTGGTGCTGGCCGAAGCGTCGTTGCGCCAGAGTTCATCCTCTCCCAGCCCGCCTGAGATCACATATGATCAATTTTACCAGGAACTGCAAGGCGCGGTTCAGGGCGCTACCTACGCCCTGCCCCCGCCCGACCCCCCGGAGGCGGCCCTGCCGGTGCTGTCGGCGTTGGACGCGCGGGGATTATCGTTCAAGGCCGTGGCGTTGCTTGGCCTGGCCGAAGGCGAATTTCCCCGGCCCGAACGGGAAGACATTTTGCTGCGCGAAGAAGATCGCCGCGCCCTGCGCCTGGCCGGCCTGTCTGCGCTGGAAAATCGCCTGCGAGGCGATGAGATCACCCTTTTTTACCAGGCCGTGACCCGCGCCCGGGAAAAGCTGTTCCTCTGCCGCCCCTACCTGGCCGACGACGGCCAACCGTGGGAGCCGTCGCCCTATTGGTCGCAAGTGTACGGCTTGTTTGACCAACCGCCGCCGGAACACATCCGGCCGGAAGCCCCGCCGGGTTTAAGCGAGTCGGCCTCGCCGCAAGAGTTTGTGCAGGGCGGTTTGGTGGCCCAACTTGAACCGGCCGAGTTTGACCAGGGTGAGCAGAAATTAGCCGCCGCCGCCGCCCGAACCGTTCAGGGGGTGGCTGTGCTGCAAACCCGCCTGGCCGTTGCACCGCAAGGTCCTTTTGAGGGGGATTTGTCTGCTTTGTCCAACCGGCTCACGGCTGTTTACGGCCCTGAACACGTGTGGAGCGCTACCCGTTTGGAGGCCTATGGCCTTTGCCCGCACCATTTTTGGCTATGGTTAGATTTGGGCCTGGAATTGCGCCGGGCGCCGGCCGAGGGCTTCGACGTGTTCATCCTGGGCAGTATGTACCACGAGATTTTGGAAGAGGTCTACCGCCGGGTCGCCGATACTCCGGCGGATAGTGAACATTTACTGGACCTGTTGCCTGCGGTGGCCCAAGAAATTTTTGATAAAGCTCCGGCTGTATACGGTTTCCGGCCCACAGCTTTGTGGGCCGTGCAGCGGCGCGAATTGGAACAAATCATGGCCAAAACCCTGGCCGCTTTGGCCGAAGTGACCGCCCTCAATACGCCGTTGGCCCAGGAGCAGACCTTTGGCCTGAAAGATGAACCGCCTTTGGTGGTTCAACGTGACGGAGATGAGTTTAGAGTGCGCGGTTTCATTGACCGGATAGACCAAACCGCCGATGGCCGTTTGTGTATCATTGATTACAAATCAGGCGCTACCCCCATCGTTGCCCGTGACCTGGTGGAGGGGCGTCGTTTACAAATTGCCTTTTATGCCCTAGCTGCTCGCCAGGCGCTGCACCTGGGCGACATTGCCGATGGTTTTTACTGGCACATCGGCTCGGCCAAAGCCAGCAGCCTCAAGCTTGAAAAATTTGAGGGCGGCGTGGCCGGGGCGCTCAACACAGCCATCAATCATGCTTTTAAGCATATCGCCGGAGTGCGGGCCGGTTGGTTTGCGCCCTTGCCGCCGCCCGCCGGTTGTCCCGGCCACTGTCCGGGAGTTAAATTTTGTTGGCAGTATCAGGCCAAAGGCTGGTAG
- a CDS encoding DUF364 domain-containing protein, with protein MGLIEDLINTLPDGKIQEICVGAFWTAVVVDSAGKLGCGLASTMRDQNHHHREGPDVSHAGRLTEYSARELAEWACSQKSMEAAIGLATLNALLPRQPELWVDRNAAEVIAQHGAGKRVALVGHFPFIPQLQKQVDTLWVLEQVPQGADLPASAASEVIPQADVVAITGTTLINHTFAKLITLCRPEALVLVLGPTTPLSPILFDYKVDLLSGSVVENIPAVLRAVSQGANFRQVHRQGVRLVTMQATQ; from the coding sequence ATGGGGCTTATAGAAGATTTGATTAACACCCTGCCGGATGGCAAGATTCAGGAAATATGCGTTGGCGCCTTCTGGACGGCGGTAGTGGTTGATAGCGCCGGGAAGTTGGGCTGTGGGTTGGCGTCAACAATGCGTGATCAAAACCATCATCACCGAGAGGGGCCGGACGTGTCCCATGCCGGCCGGTTAACGGAATATAGCGCTCGAGAGTTGGCCGAATGGGCTTGCTCTCAAAAATCCATGGAAGCGGCCATTGGCCTGGCCACTCTCAACGCCCTGTTGCCCCGGCAACCGGAGCTTTGGGTAGACCGCAATGCCGCAGAAGTGATTGCCCAACACGGTGCAGGGAAACGAGTGGCCCTGGTGGGGCATTTCCCCTTTATCCCCCAATTACAGAAGCAGGTAGACACCTTATGGGTTTTAGAACAGGTTCCCCAGGGCGCGGACCTGCCGGCCAGTGCCGCCTCAGAAGTGATCCCCCAGGCCGACGTGGTGGCTATCACGGGCACAACTTTGATCAATCACACCTTTGCCAAATTAATCACCCTCTGTCGCCCGGAAGCTCTGGTGTTAGTGCTAGGCCCCACCACCCCTCTTTCGCCTATTTTGTTTGATTATAAGGTTGACCTTTTATCCGGCTCGGTGGTTGAAAATATACCGGCCGTACTCAGGGCGGTCAGTCAAGGAGCGAATTTCCGGCAAGTGCACCGGCAGGGCGTGCGCCTGGTGACAATGCAAGCCACCCAATAG
- a CDS encoding DEAD/DEAH box helicase family protein, translating into MVDVQEQIERRRKRATEDIAAIENKGSQPVYSLFDVTSQSKQTYRVQIRSLTDLLNSCSCADYKTNLLGTCKHIEAVLLHLKENLGDQWDAVAAQRPPVSQIFLHHAEETTVRITLPLPEKSALRETLHRYFDADGLLTGSVTKTLPALLQDIEALSAAQRDSIQITPEVYSYLERLQDIEAIQRQKEWFTEQIERGQRSLNLLSTPLYPYQEQGAMHLAFGRRAMLADDMGLGKTVQAIAASSLLNQLRDIQRVLVVCPASLKHQWAREIKRFTSFPAEVIEGDLTTRRNSYHNPAFFNIINYELVLRDEEDLRSLRPDLIILDEAQRIKNWRTKTADAVKRLRSPYAFVLTGTPLENRLDELYSIFQFIDPNILGPLWRFNQRFFQVERRSSGSYKVLGYKNLEELRHEISPYVLRRVRDEVLKDLPERIDSNFFVPMTDPQWKAYDEYRNTVAKLIATARRRPLTPKEHQILLGALVKMRLICNALALHDPHLPEKEREKTSPKLQELAEILDDEVANNGHKAILFSQWTTMLHLTYPVLNRLNLGHVTLSGDVPTPKRGALIERFFNDDQCKVFLSTDAGGVGLNLQAASLVVNLDLPWNPAVLDQRIARAHRHGQPHTVNVINLVAKGTIEERMLDTLAAKRDVFAGVFGSEEAPDSITFHDTGQSLMQKLDEMLGAPPVEVKVDLAPKAAPEPAATPTLRAFADLLVGHFPGRIMLVRRAPHLPGAQANGNILVVVDKTPADLRPQIEKLLTQHFSADESTTIPGLHLMEQEGYRALLALTGGAIEQPGPQAEGDLYRAPSMPAPAAVREADTRRLQKAREGLDTAGKRLQLARVVLQGGFPEEVMRPIHQALGWALTAHLTLVKDREPGPELPSPRLVQAELVESKRIDESLAARLAHVRELTAPPGDEEEAPPPSIETAENLIETVQDLVNKGYELVAEAGL; encoded by the coding sequence ATGGTTGACGTCCAAGAACAGATCGAGCGCCGCCGCAAACGCGCTACTGAAGATATTGCCGCTATTGAAAACAAAGGCAGCCAGCCCGTTTATAGCCTTTTTGACGTGACCTCACAATCCAAACAAACCTACCGGGTTCAGATTCGCTCTTTAACGGATTTGCTCAATAGTTGCTCCTGCGCCGATTATAAAACCAACTTGTTGGGCACTTGTAAGCATATCGAAGCGGTCCTGCTCCACCTCAAAGAGAATCTGGGCGATCAGTGGGACGCAGTAGCCGCCCAACGGCCGCCTGTATCCCAAATTTTTCTGCACCACGCCGAAGAAACCACCGTGCGGATCACCCTCCCCCTGCCGGAAAAATCAGCCTTGCGCGAAACCCTGCATCGTTATTTTGACGCCGACGGTCTGCTCACCGGCTCGGTCACCAAAACCCTACCCGCCCTGCTGCAAGACATCGAGGCTCTGTCCGCCGCGCAACGCGACTCTATTCAAATCACGCCCGAAGTATACAGTTATTTAGAGCGCCTGCAAGACATTGAGGCCATTCAACGCCAGAAAGAATGGTTCACAGAGCAAATCGAGCGTGGCCAGCGTTCCCTCAATCTGCTTTCCACGCCCCTTTATCCTTACCAGGAGCAGGGCGCTATGCACCTGGCTTTTGGCCGCCGGGCCATGCTGGCCGACGATATGGGCTTGGGTAAAACCGTGCAGGCCATCGCCGCCAGCAGCCTGCTCAACCAATTGCGCGACATCCAGCGAGTGTTGGTTGTTTGTCCTGCCTCGCTCAAACACCAGTGGGCGCGCGAGATCAAACGATTCACCTCTTTTCCCGCGGAGGTCATCGAAGGCGACCTGACCACCCGCCGCAACTCCTACCACAACCCGGCTTTCTTTAACATCATCAATTACGAATTGGTGCTGCGCGACGAGGAAGACCTGCGCAGCCTGCGGCCCGATCTCATCATCCTTGACGAAGCCCAGCGCATTAAAAACTGGCGCACCAAAACTGCCGACGCCGTCAAACGTTTGCGCAGCCCCTACGCTTTTGTGTTGACCGGCACGCCGTTGGAAAACCGGCTGGACGAACTCTACAGTATTTTCCAATTTATTGACCCCAACATCCTTGGCCCGTTGTGGCGGTTCAATCAACGTTTTTTCCAGGTAGAGCGTCGCTCCTCCGGTTCCTACAAAGTGCTGGGCTACAAAAATTTGGAAGAACTGCGCCATGAAATCTCGCCCTATGTGCTGCGCCGGGTGCGGGATGAAGTGTTGAAAGACCTGCCGGAACGGATTGACAGCAACTTTTTTGTGCCCATGACCGACCCCCAGTGGAAAGCCTACGACGAATACCGTAACACCGTGGCCAAACTCATTGCCACCGCCCGCCGCCGGCCCTTAACGCCCAAAGAGCACCAAATCCTGCTTGGCGCGCTGGTCAAAATGCGCCTCATCTGCAACGCCCTGGCCCTGCATGATCCTCACCTGCCGGAAAAAGAGCGCGAAAAAACCTCGCCCAAGCTGCAAGAATTGGCAGAAATCCTCGACGACGAAGTGGCCAATAACGGTCACAAGGCCATCCTCTTCAGCCAGTGGACCACCATGCTCCACCTGACCTATCCCGTGCTGAACCGGCTCAATCTGGGCCACGTGACCCTCAGCGGTGACGTGCCCACGCCCAAACGCGGCGCGCTGATTGAACGTTTTTTTAACGACGACCAGTGCAAAGTATTCCTCTCAACTGATGCCGGCGGTGTGGGCCTGAATTTGCAGGCGGCCAGCCTGGTCGTCAATCTTGATTTGCCCTGGAATCCGGCGGTGCTCGACCAGCGCATTGCCCGCGCCCATCGCCACGGCCAGCCGCATACGGTCAACGTCATCAACTTGGTGGCCAAAGGCACCATCGAGGAGCGCATGCTCGATACCCTGGCCGCCAAACGTGACGTTTTTGCCGGAGTTTTTGGCAGCGAAGAAGCGCCCGATTCCATCACCTTCCACGATACCGGCCAGAGTTTGATGCAAAAGCTGGATGAAATGTTGGGCGCGCCGCCGGTGGAAGTGAAGGTGGACCTGGCGCCCAAGGCCGCGCCGGAGCCGGCAGCCACGCCAACCCTGCGCGCCTTTGCCGATTTACTGGTGGGCCATTTCCCTGGCCGGATTATGCTGGTGCGCCGCGCGCCTCACCTCCCCGGCGCTCAAGCCAACGGCAACATTTTGGTGGTGGTTGACAAAACCCCTGCCGATTTGCGGCCCCAGATTGAGAAACTGTTAACCCAACATTTCAGCGCAGACGAGTCGACCACAATCCCCGGCCTGCACCTGATGGAACAAGAAGGTTATCGCGCCTTGTTGGCCCTTACCGGCGGAGCCATCGAACAGCCCGGCCCCCAGGCCGAAGGCGATCTCTACCGCGCCCCCTCTATGCCCGCCCCGGCTGCCGTCCGCGAAGCCGATACCCGCCGCCTGCAAAAAGCCCGCGAAGGTCTGGATACCGCCGGCAAACGCCTGCAACTGGCCCGGGTGGTGTTGCAAGGCGGTTTTCCAGAAGAAGTGATGCGCCCCATCCACCAGGCCCTGGGTTGGGCTTTGACCGCTCATTTGACCCTGGTTAAAGACCGCGAACCCGGCCCCGAGCTGCCTTCGCCGCGCCTGGTGCAAGCTGAATTGGTGGAAAGCAAACGGATTGACGAAAGCCTGGCTGCCCGCCTGGCCCATGTCCGCGAATTGACCGCGCCGCCCGGCGACGAGGAAGAAGCTCCGCCGCCTTCAATTGAAACCGCCGAAAACCTGATTGAGACGGTACAGGATTTGGTCAACAAAGGTTACGAGTTGGTGGCGGAGGCGGGATTGTGA